The Epinephelus lanceolatus isolate andai-2023 chromosome 19, ASM4190304v1, whole genome shotgun sequence DNA segment tacacacaaaagcaACAGGGTTTCAGCCCTTCAGGCTTGAACCACTAAAAGCTGGATTTGGTCAGAAGCAGCAGTAAGCTGCAGTTACTGGATCCAGGTAATTTTAGGCCTGCAGGGTGGGAGGTGACAGCTACAATCCCCACGGATTAGAGCTGTGCCTTAGAAAGTAAAATGCATTTCTTTTGAACTATTAGACAAGCAGTCAGACAAAGAAGGGCTGATTATGTTAAGTATGACACTGATTAGTTGGTAAAGCAAACCTTGACTTTTAGCGTGACAGTGCTGCCTTTTGGTTGCTAATGTCAATACTTAAAAGTTTTTCCATGACAGTGCACATATCCACACTGCCTTTACTTTAAGATGCAGATTTGTATCCTTACACATTAAGACCACTTATTAAACATATTAACTGTAAGTATGTTGTCTTTTTACATCTCCTATTAAAGTGTTATACAGCTATTGCTATGAACATGCCATCGACCCATTTCATTGGActtatatttaaatgtttttctcaatgcagtgagtttttagtttttaagtATCGCGACAATCTAAAGGCATTTTCTTTGTTGGTACAAGTAAGTCTGTTAAATATCGAATGTTTggagcagaaaaacaaagtattttttctgcacacaaatacaaaacgcagcagacacaaaaataaaaccaatatattcagatttattttaaccacatacatacatatactgtacatttcaATGAAAAAGGGTTGACTCAGGAAAGTTTCACTTGGTCCAGCAGATGGTCGTTACATGATACACGTCCCGTCTTTAAGGTATTTCATGGACTCCATCTGCTGCGTCATTGCCAGAACTTCCTGAAATCCTGTGCTAAGTCCAGACATGTGCTGGAAGTAAGCCTCCTTCTCCACCTGGATCGACAGATTGTTCACCCCTGCGTCTTTCAAAATGGCCGTCACctatgaagaagaagaagaaggtataCCTTATTAATCctcaaggggaaattcaatttttcactctgttgtcatatacacacctgcctgaaatacacacacatgcacaaacaggacctatacatgcattaaatggagagatgtcagagcaaggAGGCTGACTCCTGACTCTACTGTTTGTACAGACCTGCTGTATGATCCTCTGCTCTACCACATCTGGCATGATCTGGAGATGGATGGTCCCTGCGATCATGTTGGCTGAATGCCTCCAGAAGTGAGGATCTCTGTACGACAACACTCCTTCAATCTTCTCGATCTGAAATAACACTCAGAAAACTTAACACCACAAAAGCTTTTTCACTGTTGCTAAGGAAAATGATAATGCTTGAGAACCTTTTTGAATCTTGATGTGGGTACTACATTATAATAGATCTGTTGTTTCAAGAAAAAGGGACATCTTGTTTCCCAAGAACCGCTAATCTTAACTACTTCACACTCGACACTGCGCTTCCCTGGGTCAAAAACCTCTGCACTCTAGCGAATGACAACATCAGCTGCAGTGACTTCATCGTGTCTGACTCCTCACCTTCTCCAGAGCACTGTTCAGGTCCTTCTCATTTTCTGGAGGAATTCGTAGGAGCAGAACCTCGCAGGCGTCCTTAAGCAGAGGGATAACGCTGAGAAAAATGAGCGTAGCAATGAAGAGCGAGCAAATAGGGTCGGCGATTAACCAGCCGAATTGACGGATGAGGATGGTGGAGATGATCACGCCGACGCTGCCCAACGTGTCCGCTAAGACATGGAGGAAAACACCTGGAAGACAGAACACAAGGATTTTATCTGGCTACAGCTTCCTTTCTAAAAAGtcctttttttggggggtatcAACGGAACACACACCTCTCATGTTAGCGTTCATGCCTCCGCCCCCTGAGCCGTGGGAGTGCCCGTGTCCACCATGCCCGTGTCCGCTGTGCCCGCCATGACTGTGTCCACCGTGCCCGTGCCCTCCATGAGAGTGGCCGTGGCCTCCGTGGCTGTGCTCGCTGTGGGAGTGGCCATGGTGAGAGTGACCGTGGTCGTGTGAGGAGCAGCTTTTGCCGCCGTGGGAGTGAGCGTGACTGAAAGCACAGATACCCACCAGGTTGACCAGTAAGCCTCCGACAGACACCGGCTGCAGGGGACAAAAACAGTTCAGAGATCAGACTGACGATGTCTAGTGACTCGATGAAAGACCATTAAGAACTGATGGCACACAGATGTTCCCTAACATCAATCTCAGAACCAATCTGTTATCAGTCCGACGACGAGTTAGCCTCTGGGGGCAACTTAATCTCCTGTGTCCTGGTCAGTTTACACACTGATTAGCAACTTGAGACGCAAGAATGGAGTTGGATTTAAGAGTGAATGATGCATGTAATTTGTTCTCAATTCAAAGCTTTTACACTGACAATAATACTCAATTCTAAACTGAAATAATATTTCCATTGTTCAGTGTGCATGTAGGAAAATCTACATATCTGAGGAAGACTCTGTATTAGCAGATACTTAACTTAAATCAGGACATTCAGTCACAAGCCTTTACATGAAGTGACAGATGCAGTTTACTCACAGTCAGCATGTCTGTGTTTATGTTAGGAGGATCCAACACTCGTGTGACAGACtccacaaagacaaagaaagcgATGACCATCAGGAACAGGCCATTGATGAATCCAGAAAGTATCTCCACACGACCATACCTGGAAAAAAACCCACAGAAGTCGATTGTTAAACATCCAGCTCAGATTTAAAGGCCTTAAATTTTTCCATTATCTCCTACCAGCCTGTCCACATGTTCTTTACCCGTAGGAGAAGATCCTGGTCGCTTTCCAGCGAGTCATGAGGGCAGCAAACAAGCCAAGGACTAAAGCGGAGCAGTCAAAGAGCATGTGGAAACCGTCAGAGATCAGTCCCAGACTGTTGGTCCAGACGCCGTAAAACAGCTCCACAAAGGTGAAAGCCTGAAACATGCAGAACATTACATTTACCCAAAATTATAAGAGAATTTAAAGTCAACCCGAGTCTAGACAAGAGTTTGAATGAGTCAAAGTCATGAATATTTtctgacaaaacaactaaaattcAATTAGAACCtataaaataaatctgaaatatttaattatcTAACAGGTCCAGTTATATCTCTGAGAAATTTGACATCCCTGTGTCTCAAAGACAGCTCTGCACTTCCTAAGGCTTTCTTTTAGGAAAACATTGTATTCAAATTTAAGTATGTTTAgttataaaatatcagaaatatCGACTTTTAGATGACCATTATTTGCACTGTGTATGTAATTGTAGAATGTAAAGTCCTCTTGAGGTCAATAAAACCCCTAAAAAACTGAGGACATACCATCAGTGTCCTCTGTCACTACTGCACTGACTCAAAGTTTCTTTGAGTTGTAAATATCTTTCTCAAACACAACTGTCACTAAGATGTTGTAGGAGAGAAGAAGCATTTTGTGGATGTAATAGCTGTCTTAATTTGGTTTATCAATCTGGAATTATTAGATTTTACAAACTCAGAACTGTAGTTTCTTAAAGGCAGAACAGAAGCAGAAACTAGAACATCTTATTCACGCTTTTGTAGTCTCACAACCCCCACTAATGTAATGCACTGTTTACATTCCTCAGTAAATCTTCAGTAGCTCCGCTTCAACCAGTACAGAATGCTGCACCTTGTATTTTAATTGGGACAACTCATAGGTCACATACCACCCcagttctctcctctctctgttggtTGCTAGTTAACTTCAGTATTGATTTTAggattcttttaataacttttaaagcTTAACATTGTTTAGCACTGAGTTATACAGCTGAGCTTCTGGTCACCTACGCTCCCAGTCATGACACTTAAActggtattattttttttcaagatggctaaaatacattttgttgctgtccccgtccacagcagcacattgctttGCTTCCGTGTTGCAGTTTGCCAGTTTGCCTccccaaactgggggtgtgccaactgatctactgtaggtaacacGTTGAATATAGATAAATacttcaaaaaattcaaactatccctttaaagcacTATTTACCATCGTAATTTTTCCTGTATGCTTAATTGTATCTCCAAAAACATGTGCTGTGCTTTCAGTAAATTGCACATCCCATTGATATCTTTGATCTTTCACGCAATGGTCAGTTGTGAGTTTTCTCTCCCTGACGCTGTACGTACCAGGTTGAGACACAGGAAGTAGAAGATCTGCCTGGAGTCGTACTCTTCCAGGATCTGTTTCAGAGAATCTTTGATGAACCGTGGGAGGGACTGCGATGTGTGCTGCAGGGCGTCGCCCATGAAGTTGTACAGAGGGGTCCCTTCAGGTGAGTAACCCACCAAGGTGCCCTTCTGACCTTTCTTTGACGGAGACGAGAGGATACTGGATGCTGCAGAGAGGATGGACGGAAAGTAATGAGAATAAATCCACATTTTGACTTCAGAAGATTAAGAGGAACTTGTTTAAATGACAGCAGAACTACAGCATGACTACAGTTTCGACTCAGCTTCATCATCAGTAAACTCATCCTGCTGACTCCTACAGCCGTTACTTACACATGATGAAGAAGATGGCGCTGACCAGCACTCCCCCAGAGAGCACATGCTCCGTGCTGACCTGCTGGGGCGGTTTACTCATGGAGCGCAGCTGGTCTGTCAGTGGATGTGTCCAGAAGTTGGCCAGCAGCAGGGCGCTGAGGAAGAGAGCGATGGCACCGTAGCGGGCGCACCTTTGCGTCTCCATCTTTGTGTTGCAGATGGCCTCGACGTAAAATTCCAGGATCATTACGGAGAAGATGACCATCCCGAACGGTAGGATGAGGGCCGACCATGACTCTACTTTACTCTGGTGGGGAGACAAAAAACAGTCAATGAAGAGGTCAAATAGATTACCCAAGGGACTGAACATAAACAGACATAGTTTCAGTTAACCTCTTCCAGTCCCCTTAGGAAGTCGGCATCTTCGACCAACATTACTGTCTttccaaggttttttttttgttgttgtttaaaggGTGTTAAATAACACTCCAAAGTGAGGCTTAATTTTGCAGAGGGAAAAAgtagcatggccattttcacagggGTCCCTTGACCTcccacctcaagatatctgaatgaaaatgactTCCATGGGTACCCACGAGTCTCCCATTTACAGATATGCCCAATTTATGGTAGTCCTGTATAATTTTGGGCAAAGGTCATGGTCAAGTTTTTTTGCATGCAGTGCAGATGTGTTATTTTTGCCTATtgcatttgaatatttctgcatactgagGCCCATAAACAGTGTTGGAACTGCATAAACTGGGTATGACTGGAACACTAAGACTTGTGAAATCAGTGAGCCCAATTTcattcatgtgtgatgatgttagcCCCCATAGAAGCCGCTGTATCgctgtataaaatgacctgttgtGGCCTTGAagataatcacagcctcatgaaaATTTACTACCACAAACTACAGACCTCGAGCATTCAGAGGATGTTTAGTTTTCATAGACACATTAACAATAAGATGGTTTCTGAgcagtttccagaacagaagtgTTTGGCCAAAAACGCTAGTCTTACAAAAATCTGCAAGTTTCTATAGTTTTTGATACCAAATCACTGCATGGATTTTTTGAGGTGCTCCTCAAGGTctcagtgttttaatgtgttaatcCTTTCTATTCATCCTCAACTGGCCAAAAAGGCTTACATTTAGTACCAAATTTGTGCATAAAGGTGATATAATCTGGCATGGGAATAGACATCATATACTGTAATCATAAATGTTCAAAGCCTCTTTATACTCCAAACTTTAAATGTCTGAATAGGTGccaaaccaaaacacaatgtttatacATATTTACGTacaccacttcccacgcaaaagttgtgatatataaaaacagacttgatgggagaaccTTTGCTTTGCCATGCTtccaaacattttggagacaggaaattggtgctGCAGATGGtaaggtggaagcctgattgcagacattgtcaaaaaaaatttgcagacaccatttttggcttttgttcgtacaaacatttttagtatggatcctgtGAACTGTTTTATGCCAGGTTCCCAGCTTTCAGATTATGTCTACCACTTTTGTGTGGCATGTACTGACCTGCTATCTTCCCCTTAACATCCCCTGTGACCCCTACGAAAGACAAAAATGAGTCTATCGACACAAAACTTTATAGCAAGCTAGCCAGTAAATATCTTGTTGTGGATCAAAGTGTTGGACAGACCAAGAGAGAGACATCATTATCATTAAAACAGCACCTCTAGTTTGGTCATTTTGTTGGTTACAAAGTAAGTAAAGTTAAATGAGAATGAGAACAGCTCACTATGTCTCTGTAATTTTCTAACTTATTTTGCGTAATTCTGCAGAATTTATGAGCTTTATGATTCTACACTCTTCTCCAAAAGGACAAAACAGACTTCACACATTTCTTATTCTGTCACATGGTCTGTGCACTTACTTCTGTGGTTGCTGAGAGCACTATGACCCAGGGCAGCAGCACCATAGCAGAGACCAGGTTG contains these protein-coding regions:
- the slc30a5 gene encoding proton-coupled zinc antiporter SLC30A5, translated to MEDKYSSNVLSGGKLGMVEGPNSRLTRYIVLLVITKVLKALGIFESYDILKVVHIVQFIFILKLGSAVVLLFFQKPFSSGKVISKRQWIKLLKHAVFSCVISLLGFFGLTLCGPLRTLLLFEHSDVVVIALLGVLFTSSGGGPSKTRGAALFIIAVICLLLFDNDDLMAKMAEHPEGHHDSALTHFLYTAIAFLGVADHKGGVVLLVASLCLKVAFHTASRKLSVEIGGAKRLYALDNLVSAMVLLPWVIVLSATTESKVESWSALILPFGMVIFSVMILEFYVEAICNTKMETQRCARYGAIALFLSALLLANFWTHPLTDQLRSMSKPPQQVSTEHVLSGGVLVSAIFFIMSSSILSSPSKKGQKGTLVGYSPEGTPLYNFMGDALQHTSQSLPRFIKDSLKQILEEYDSRQIFYFLCLNLAFTFVELFYGVWTNSLGLISDGFHMLFDCSALVLGLFAALMTRWKATRIFSYGYGRVEILSGFINGLFLMVIAFFVFVESVTRVLDPPNINTDMLTPVSVGGLLVNLVGICAFSHAHSHGGKSCSSHDHGHSHHGHSHSEHSHGGHGHSHGGHGHGGHSHGGHSGHGHGGHGHSHGSGGGGMNANMRGVFLHVLADTLGSVGVIISTILIRQFGWLIADPICSLFIATLIFLSVIPLLKDACEVLLLRIPPENEKDLNSALEKIEKIEGVLSYRDPHFWRHSANMIAGTIHLQIMPDVVEQRIIQQVTAILKDAGVNNLSIQVEKEAYFQHMSGLSTGFQEVLAMTQQMESMKYLKDGTCIM